Proteins encoded by one window of Paraburkholderia terrae:
- a CDS encoding aldehyde dehydrogenase family protein, with amino-acid sequence METNNTFALHAATQAFIAKPKKMLIGAEWTAASSGRTIDVVNPADGSVLTRVPEANEHDVQQAVAAARRAFDAGPWRTMKTTDRERLLLKLADLVEANARELAEIESLDNGKPVTVAQGLDVSMAAQCFRYMAGWATKIEGSVIDAGMPYMPDSEIFSYTRKEPVGVVGAIIPWNFPLLMAAWKLAPALATGCTVVLKPAEDTPLTALRLGELIREAGYPEGVVNIVTGYGHTAGAALSRDPRIDKIAFTGSTQTGKLIGHAALDNMTRMSLELGGKSPVIVLPDVDIDKAAQGVANAIFFNSGQVCTAGSRVYIHSKVFDKVIDAVAQITKSLKVGAGMDPSTLIGPLVSAKQRERVCGYIDSGFAEGARAAAGGRIIDKPGFFVEPTVMVDTNHTMRVVREEIFGPVLVAMPFDDIDSAVQLANDTPYGLGASIWSNDMSAVHKLIPRIAAGTVWVNCHSLLDNALPFGGMKQSGFGRELGRAVIEQYTESKSVMINYA; translated from the coding sequence ATGGAGACGAACAACACCTTCGCGCTGCACGCCGCAACGCAGGCGTTCATCGCGAAGCCGAAGAAGATGCTGATCGGCGCGGAGTGGACGGCTGCATCGTCGGGCCGCACGATCGACGTCGTGAATCCCGCCGACGGCAGCGTGCTCACGCGCGTGCCCGAAGCGAACGAGCACGACGTGCAGCAAGCCGTCGCCGCCGCGCGCCGCGCATTCGATGCCGGCCCGTGGCGCACGATGAAAACCACCGACCGCGAACGTCTGTTGCTGAAGCTCGCCGATCTCGTCGAAGCGAACGCGCGCGAACTCGCGGAAATCGAATCGCTCGATAACGGCAAACCGGTGACGGTCGCGCAAGGTCTCGACGTATCGATGGCCGCGCAGTGCTTTCGCTACATGGCCGGCTGGGCGACGAAGATCGAAGGCAGCGTGATCGATGCGGGCATGCCGTACATGCCGGACAGCGAAATATTCTCGTACACGCGCAAGGAACCCGTCGGCGTGGTCGGCGCGATTATTCCGTGGAATTTTCCACTGCTGATGGCCGCATGGAAGCTCGCGCCCGCGCTCGCGACGGGCTGCACCGTCGTGCTGAAACCCGCTGAAGACACGCCGCTCACGGCATTGCGCCTGGGTGAACTGATCCGCGAAGCGGGTTATCCGGAAGGCGTCGTCAACATCGTCACGGGTTATGGGCATACGGCGGGCGCGGCACTGTCGCGCGATCCGCGCATCGACAAAATCGCGTTCACCGGCTCGACACAGACGGGCAAGCTGATCGGCCACGCGGCGCTCGACAACATGACGCGCATGTCGCTCGAACTGGGCGGCAAGTCGCCTGTGATCGTGCTGCCCGATGTCGATATCGACAAGGCTGCGCAAGGCGTCGCGAACGCGATCTTCTTCAACTCGGGCCAGGTGTGTACGGCGGGCTCGCGCGTCTATATCCACAGCAAGGTGTTCGACAAGGTGATCGACGCTGTTGCGCAGATCACGAAGAGCCTGAAGGTCGGCGCGGGCATGGACCCGTCGACGCTGATTGGCCCGCTCGTCTCCGCGAAGCAGCGCGAGCGCGTGTGCGGCTACATCGACTCAGGCTTCGCGGAAGGCGCGCGCGCCGCTGCGGGCGGCAGGATCATCGACAAGCCGGGCTTCTTCGTCGAACCGACTGTGATGGTCGACACGAACCACACGATGCGCGTGGTGCGCGAAGAGATCTTCGGGCCGGTGCTGGTCGCAATGCCTTTCGACGATATCGACAGCGCCGTGCAGCTTGCCAACGACACACCGTATGGTCTCGGCGCGAGCATCTGGTCGAACGACATGTCGGCCGTTCACAAGCTGATTCCGCGCATTGCGGCGGGCACGGTGTGGGTCAATTGCCACTCGCTGCTCGACAACGCGCTGCCGTTCGGCGGCATGAAGCAATCGGGCTTTGGCCGTGAACTGGGACGCGCTGTCATCGAGCAGTACACGGAAAGCAAGTCCGTGATGATCAATTACGCGTAA
- a CDS encoding porin: MKHRTTPRTIAAAVAALAGAMAAIAAPGIAHAESSVTLYGDVDAGITYTNNQQVTHADGSVGGGHNFQFTGGNSAPSRFGLTGSEDIGGGTSVVFKLENSFFTGSGSFVQGGTLFNQNAWVGLTNERYGTLTFGRQFDSYTNALAPYASSNAWATLYGSHIGDVDNLNAALNLNNAVQYVSPTIAGFSVSGTYSLGGVAGDFSQKRGWAVSASYNNAPFSFGVGYLDLNNPLDAALGGEQGYIGDFACSNPTAMYCELQNAHSLKAVGVGGSYAFGPATFGLVYTHTKLDDSQYFASATLPQGADVRFDIVEVNATYALSPAFTLGAAYIYNSMKTDVSGSPKFHQVNLGATYSLSKRTTLYAVGIFQKAAGSGIGTDPVTGQSVNYAQIPNLPNSTTDKQVSVTVGLKHNF; the protein is encoded by the coding sequence ATGAAACATCGGACGACGCCGCGCACCATCGCGGCGGCGGTGGCGGCGCTCGCCGGCGCAATGGCTGCGATCGCCGCGCCCGGCATCGCGCATGCGGAGAGCAGCGTCACGCTATACGGCGATGTCGACGCGGGCATCACGTACACGAACAACCAGCAGGTCACGCATGCGGATGGCAGTGTCGGCGGCGGACACAATTTTCAGTTCACGGGCGGGAATTCCGCGCCTTCGCGTTTTGGGTTGACTGGGAGTGAAGATATTGGCGGCGGCACGTCGGTGGTCTTCAAGCTCGAGAACAGCTTCTTTACGGGGAGCGGTAGTTTCGTGCAGGGCGGCACGCTCTTCAATCAGAATGCGTGGGTTGGGTTGACCAATGAGCGGTACGGCACGCTGACATTCGGCCGCCAGTTCGACTCGTACACGAATGCGCTCGCGCCGTATGCTTCGAGCAATGCGTGGGCTACGTTGTATGGCTCGCATATCGGCGATGTCGATAATCTTAACGCCGCGCTTAATCTGAACAATGCGGTGCAGTATGTGAGTCCTACGATTGCGGGCTTTTCTGTGAGCGGCACGTATTCGCTGGGCGGCGTTGCGGGTGATTTTTCGCAGAAGCGCGGCTGGGCTGTATCAGCGAGCTATAACAACGCGCCGTTCTCGTTCGGCGTCGGTTATCTCGATCTGAACAATCCGCTCGATGCTGCGTTGGGTGGTGAGCAGGGTTATATCGGCGATTTCGCGTGTTCGAATCCGACTGCGATGTATTGCGAGTTGCAGAATGCGCATTCGTTGAAGGCAGTTGGTGTTGGCGGTTCGTACGCGTTCGGACCGGCAACTTTCGGCCTCGTTTACACCCACACGAAGCTCGACGATAGCCAGTATTTTGCGAGCGCCACACTGCCGCAAGGCGCGGATGTGCGATTCGATATCGTTGAGGTGAATGCGACTTATGCGTTGTCGCCGGCTTTTACGCTTGGGGCCGCGTATATCTATAACTCGATGAAGACCGATGTCAGCGGGTCGCCGAAATTTCATCAGGTCAATCTTGGGGCGACATATAGTTTGTCCAAACGGACGACGTTGTATGCGGTTGGGATTTTTCAGAAGGCCGCTGGCAGTGGGATTGGGACCGATCCTGTCACAGGACAGAGTGTGAATTATGCGCAGATTCCTAATCTGCCGAATTCCACTACAGATAAGCAGGTGTCTGTGACTGTTGGGCTGAAGCACAATTTCTGA
- a CDS encoding 2-aminoethylphosphonate aminotransferase has translation MLLMNPGPVTLTERVRNSLLQTDLCHRESEFFDLQDEARARLVKLYELDPAQWSAVLMTGSGTAAVESMIAALVPENGKLLIVENGVYGERISQIAAQYRIAHSIVKHEWMQAPDLARIAAALDADKAITHVAVIHHETTTGRLNDLKALAAVCRERNVKMLVDGVSSFGAEEIDFAEGTIAAVAATANKCLHGVPGAAFVIVRRDALAAAASRTYYLGLVRLASLQDQRNTPFTPSVHAYYALVEALRELDEEGGWRARHARYLALAEQAREGLLARGIGSALPADESSVVLRAYKLPDGVSYERLHDALKARGFVIYAGQGGLSKELFRISTMGNIHSADIERLLVSFDELMR, from the coding sequence ATGCTGCTGATGAATCCAGGCCCCGTCACGCTGACCGAGCGTGTGCGTAATAGCCTGCTGCAAACGGACTTGTGCCATCGCGAGAGCGAGTTTTTCGACTTGCAGGACGAAGCGCGCGCGCGTCTGGTCAAGCTGTACGAGCTTGATCCCGCACAATGGAGCGCCGTGCTGATGACGGGCTCGGGGACGGCGGCTGTCGAGAGCATGATCGCGGCGCTTGTGCCGGAGAATGGCAAGCTGCTGATCGTCGAGAATGGCGTGTATGGCGAGCGTATTTCGCAGATCGCGGCGCAGTATCGCATTGCGCATAGCATCGTGAAGCATGAGTGGATGCAGGCGCCTGATCTGGCGCGTATCGCGGCTGCGCTCGATGCCGATAAGGCGATTACGCATGTTGCCGTGATTCATCATGAGACGACGACCGGGCGGTTGAATGATCTCAAGGCGCTGGCAGCGGTTTGCCGCGAGCGCAATGTGAAGATGCTGGTTGATGGTGTGAGCAGCTTTGGCGCTGAAGAGATCGACTTCGCTGAGGGCACGATTGCGGCTGTTGCGGCGACGGCGAACAAGTGTCTGCATGGCGTGCCGGGTGCCGCTTTTGTTATCGTGAGACGGGATGCTTTAGCGGCTGCTGCGAGCCGGACGTATTATCTCGGGCTTGTGCGGCTTGCCAGTTTGCAGGATCAGCGGAATACGCCGTTTACGCCTTCTGTTCATGCTTACTATGCGCTTGTGGAGGCGCTGCGTGAGCTTGATGAGGAAGGCGGTTGGCGCGCGCGGCATGCTCGGTATCTGGCTCTGGCCGAGCAGGCTCGTGAGGGGCTTTTGGCGCGTGGCATTGGGAGTGCTCTGCCGGCGGATGAGTCTTCTGTCGTGCTGAGGGCTTATAAGCTGCCGGACGGCGTCTCTTATGAGCGGTTGCATGATGCGCTTAAAGCGCGCGGCTTTGTGATCTATGCCGGGCAGGGTGGGCTGTCTAAAGAGCTTTTCCGGATTTCCACTATGGGCAATATTCACTCTGCCGATATTGAGCGGCTGCTCGTGAGTTTTGATGAGTTGATGCGGTAG
- the aepY gene encoding phosphonopyruvate decarboxylase: protein MIEAAQFVEAARERGFDWYAGVPCSYLTPFINYVLQDSKLHYVSAANEGDAVAFIAGVTLGAQHGRRGVTMMQNSGLGNAVSPLTSLTWTFRLPQLLIVTWRGQPGVADEPQHQLMGPITPAMLDTMEIPWETFPTEAEAIGPALDRAIAHMDATGRPYALVMQKGSVAPYELKDSGRATKREVRAARDVSRAVAADALPTRNEALQRVIAHTPVNSTVVLASTGFCGRELYAIDDRPNQLYMVGSMGCITPFALGLALTRPDLHVVALDGDGAALMRMGVFATLGAYGPSNLTHILLDNGAHDSTGGQSTVSPQVSFAGVAAACGYASAVEGDDVGLIDELFASPLLDGPRFVRVAIRRGTPDGLPRPTITPPDVKTRLMRHIATAGTNEGAR from the coding sequence ATGATCGAGGCAGCACAGTTCGTCGAGGCGGCGCGCGAGCGCGGCTTCGACTGGTATGCGGGCGTGCCGTGCTCGTATCTGACGCCGTTCATCAACTACGTGCTGCAGGATTCGAAGCTGCATTACGTATCGGCGGCGAACGAAGGTGATGCGGTCGCGTTCATCGCGGGCGTAACGCTCGGTGCGCAGCATGGTCGGCGCGGCGTGACGATGATGCAGAACTCGGGGCTCGGCAATGCGGTGAGCCCGCTGACGTCGCTGACGTGGACGTTCCGTTTGCCGCAACTGCTGATCGTGACGTGGCGCGGCCAGCCCGGCGTCGCGGACGAACCGCAGCATCAATTGATGGGCCCCATCACGCCGGCGATGCTCGACACGATGGAGATTCCGTGGGAGACGTTTCCGACGGAAGCGGAAGCGATCGGCCCCGCGCTGGACCGCGCGATTGCGCACATGGACGCGACGGGCCGCCCGTATGCGCTCGTGATGCAGAAGGGCAGCGTCGCGCCATACGAACTGAAGGACTCGGGCCGCGCGACAAAGCGCGAAGTGCGCGCTGCGCGTGATGTTTCGCGTGCGGTCGCCGCCGACGCCTTGCCGACGCGTAATGAAGCCTTGCAGCGCGTGATTGCTCATACGCCGGTGAACTCGACGGTCGTGCTGGCATCGACGGGATTTTGCGGCCGCGAGCTTTACGCAATCGACGACCGGCCGAACCAGTTGTACATGGTCGGCTCGATGGGCTGTATTACGCCGTTCGCGCTGGGTCTTGCGCTGACGCGGCCGGACCTGCACGTGGTCGCGCTCGACGGCGACGGCGCGGCGCTGATGCGCATGGGCGTGTTTGCGACGCTTGGCGCGTATGGTCCGTCGAATCTCACGCACATTCTGCTCGACAACGGCGCGCACGATTCGACGGGTGGTCAGTCGACGGTTTCGCCGCAGGTGTCGTTCGCGGGTGTTGCGGCGGCGTGCGGCTATGCGTCCGCTGTCGAAGGCGACGACGTGGGCCTGATCGACGAACTGTTCGCGTCGCCGCTGCTTGACGGCCCGCGCTTCGTGCGCGTCGCGATCCGCCGTGGCACGCCCGACGGCTTGCCGCGCCCGACCATTACGCCGCCCGATGTGAAGACGCGCCTGATGCGCCACATCGCCACTGCCGGCACGAACGAAGGAGCACGTTGA